The following is a genomic window from Neodiprion pinetum isolate iyNeoPine1 chromosome 3, iyNeoPine1.2, whole genome shotgun sequence.
aaaaatttccaccAATCATATAAATACATCAATTTTCCGGTAGATTCCACCGAttcaatataataaacaattgCATGTATAAGTTGAGCTTGAATGTAGTGTTCCTTGTATATGGTTACCATTGCATGTTAAAGGACATACGGTATATAAAATTGACCCCTAACATATGCTACTGATATCTCAcatatttttacatatattatatatatataatattaaactgtgttatttttcatacaaaagtACAGTCATACTCTCTAGAATGCATATTTTGGAATAATAgcgtaatatattatttttttaaataaaattcgtaCGAAAGAAATAGCATTCCCATAGATAAACAAAGTAGACTTGTCATTACCagttgatttcaaaatttgtacattaaaaaatgtacTTTAAGGTACAAGATAAATATTGGTTGTAATTGATAAATGTTTTCTACTTTTTGGACCAGTTGCTAAGCCTTCCgttattatgaaaaattacacaGATTATTGTACACAATGAAACAGTATTTGCTTTACATGAAATCCatgaaaatgaatgaacattattgaaaattgataaagtgATAAATCATCATTAaagaatttctttactttaGTTACTAAAGCGCCTTATACAAAGTCAGACTTTTTGGCACaacttgaaagaaataaatatcaagAAAAAATGTGCATTTGACTGTAAATTTGTAAGTTGGATtgctaaaaaataaaaaaataaaatacaacaaATTTGTCAAGGTTTGTTCAACTGTTTTACATTACAGTAGATTACCATGTAAATTTTAGCATATTACCACTGGTATATTTATAACTTGCAACCAAGATCACtttgtatgtaaaaaaaagaccACTGCTGATACGAAAATGATGCAAAAGTATTGTACAGAAAATCTTAACATTATGGAATGTATAACAAGAAGGTTACAAGCATGTGTGCAGGCTTGATTTATGGCCAAAATTTGTTAAACAAGTCCATAAACGAATCATAGATCATAAACGTAATTGCCACATCCAGACAAACTCTGCTCAATCGTGGAACTGTACCCTTGTAGAATGCAAATGctccttcttttttccatACCTGTACTATACAGTCTACAGTGCCTTTGTACTTAGCAGCTTCCAAAccctgtaaaaaaaaaaaaaaaaaaaacccaagaACTAAAATAGTATTACACTACCAACACTTTCAATCTACATATTTCGATTTTACCTCCTTTACTTTTTATGATGAAAGCACCAGAAATGTGTACTGCATAATTTGTGTTGCATTTAGTTTTACAACTAACAAACAAAATCTTTAAGGTCTAAAGTTGTATCTCTTCTTTTAATATGGCAAGGTAATATTCTTAGTTtttagagtgaaaaaaaaaattcttttattcaattcaaaaatacGAACCTGCATTCGTGTTTTTATTACATCAATTGGAGTATTTCCAAATACCGATGCCGCACCAGCAACTGCACCAAACGCACCCACGAGTAATTTGGGTACAGACTTTGAGTTATCTCCCCCTCTGTACCAGTCCTTTAGAGTTTCCATTACAAAAAACCTTATCGCTTGATTTGAACCTTGACGCATTACTGTTGGAACTAGTCCTTGATACACACCCCTTGCCCCTATAAAAGTAATATAAAACTGCAAGATCACATTTATATTCAGGCACGGATGGctatgttaattttttattgagtTATCTAATGGAGAGAAATAACTTCAGGTAGAACTTAGCTGTTCGGCATCACGTGTCAAGGAAATTGagctatatatttataaagaaaaaaaaaataatatgaaccATGCTCCAAGACTATGATGTAGGTAAAATCAATAAAGTCAAGTAGCCGTTATGTAACGATAATGAAATGTAAAGTGAACCAGTCATGAGACTAAAATTTAGATCAAATATGTGCTCTTTGCCaactttgaattcaattcTACACCTGCAACTGTTACGCCGCCAGAAATAATTGTCAGCTCAATTTGCGTCAAGTGTCTGGTTCGATGATAAAGCATCTAGTTACAGTAGAGTGGAATCTTCATATAATAACTTACGTTGCAGCTGGAATGTATTGCATTCTAAGTTGGAAACGCAGAGGGTTTTCTAATAAGTTGATATAATTTTGATAGAATATACTTCTATCATTTCTATCTCCATACTCAGTACAAAATACTTATGTAAGAAACTACAAGgaaagagaaataataaaactacTTCGAACATGGTGGAAATATttaaactgaatttttttgtaatggtaatgaaattgataaaagtaATAGCGTTATGTGTTGTCAGGCAATCCTTATCAAACTGCCCTCAACAGCTTCACACCCTCACGTCACACAATCACGCATAGGCATGTAGTACATCAGTAGGCATGCGATATGTGTAAGTAAcagagattttgaaaatagattaaaaatttttgtccacTACATTCACAAATATGTATCAAATCCATCATAGTAAGAAGATAGTACATTACTTTGCAATTGTGATAGTCTGAAAGTATCTATAGAGTGTGGTAATATGTGAACGTGTTTTTTTCCACAGTTCAGCAAAGTGTTCGGCATAGGTAATGTGTTATGTAATCTCACCGAACAAAGTCCAACATTCAGAAATTTAGACTTTGAATGAAGTTTAAGGTCATACTACCACTTTAAAAGCTTTCAAGCAGCTAATCATATACTTGTTAATTGACCGATTCTATCCTCTCgtaaatgaaagtaaaagtTCCGAGATTGAAAGCCTCAACTTACCACTTTCTTTGACTATCAAGGTCACTCCATGCAAGAATCCTTTGTATCTTGGGTTCCCTGACCTTTGGTCATTGATAAATTTCACTTTAACAGTTTCCATAGGCGTTACAACTAATACAGCTTCGCTAACTCCAGCACAAAGTCCTGCTAAAAGTCTTGTTTGCGCATTCAATTTTCCTTCTGAATCGACTAGTCGTTTTTTAACTGATTCAAACGCCCCAAATCTCACAGCAGACTTGGGAATTGAACCATAAATTAAAACGGATAGTCCTCGGTATAGACCTAGGACACCGTGACcttttactgtttttttcacacaatcCAATATTCCAGAATATTCTTTGCCAGCTCCAGCTTTTCCATCCAGCTGCAGTTGTGTCTTGACATATTCGGTTGGATATGTTATGCAAATTTCTATACCACCCGTTATTCCAcctgaaatatttgaatgaaaatatttaactcAGTCATCCTAGTGGTGATACTAGAAATTAGATTTTCTGTACCCCAAAGAATTCAGATAATATTTCTcgtgtattttaaaaatagttaaaATCATCGCAAAAACAATAATCTTTACATAAAACTCGAATGCAACAATGAATGCTAACTAAAGTGTCAGCAAACGGGATAAGCCTTGATGTTTTTAAACGAGCATTGAGCAATTGATAAAGGTGCTTCTCTGAAAACCGGATTCATGTTTATCATTACAGTGTTAGCTCTTGGCATATTTGTTCTGGACATTAGCATTGAGCATTTTTTTGGTTCAGAGAATAATGTAAtggaattcaaattttgcaatacGAACATAAAGAGATTAAAGGTAGAGAACGTACAGCAAAACTTGAAAGCAAACTTGAATCAAGCTAAGAAATTTTTGTCTTTAAGTATTGAGTGCTGACAAGGAATGAGTGAagttatcattgaaataatttgtctGAGTGTCAATGGTGATTTAgtaattattttgtataataaattggTTCGATTCACATCTTTCGACTTGCTATCAATCGCGCAAATCAATGagtgataaaaattgtaagaaaaaaaaaacgaatccaAATATAAAGGTATGTACGACATGTGTATACCAGCAACGATTCCCTTGAGTCCAACATTTCCACCACCAGCTGCAGCTGCAGCTGCAGAATCTTTTAGCCAAGGTCTCCTTGGGTATGGATTTTTAAAAGTGGTCAACGACGTGGGCGATTTGGTCAGCTGTTGTCTCAACCACAGCGGATCCATGGTTGATGGGTATACGTATTTAGAAGCGTAATGTCGAAAGGGACTCGAACGAGACCGATGAGTGTAGATTTGACACGCGGCGCCGTCAACAACTGTCACTTCCGACAGCCAAACTCCAACTATCCCAAGTCACCGTCGAACGCATagcgccccccccccccccccgcccttcCATTCGCCGCTTCCTTTTATCAACTCTTCACGAAAACCCAGCCGTATCACGCCACACTTGCGACAGCGTTTCTACACCATTCTACACGTAAATGAGTGGCGTGGCCCCTTAACCCCCACCCTTTCGGCCCCGCGAGTACCCGCGAGACACGAATGCCCCGGACCCCGCTTCACCGCAGCGGTAATAGCCGGCGGGGCCGCCGGCAAAGAGCGGCACAAACAGCAACCCAGCATGTCTGTGAATCTCGATTGAGTGCTAGGATCGACTGGCCTGACTTCAGGGGCAGCTTCGGTAGCGCATCACAGCAAAACGCAATATGTATAAGTAATGATGGATGATGCACGAGTCCGTAGACAATGCTATAATGttattaataaaatgaatttggATAGTAACTACAGAAATTGTTTCTGCCTGATTGGAGCAAGCAATCCCGTTCGCGTTTCAATCTTTGGAGAATGTCTATATGGCGCGTACTATTAGCATCTACTATTTTTCATTAGATCCGCGATTGTTAAACACTTACTGAAAACATCACATTATGAAGACTGAGTTCCAGCCAATCCAGCTGTAATGAATAAACACTGATCTTTTCAAGCCAGAGTTTATTGTCGAAACTATAAATAACTGATAGTTGACTGATAAcagaaacttttcttttttgattcCAATGAATCGGTAACGTTATCTTGTAGTATTATAGTTTGAGGATTGTTCAAGAAACTGGAATCTCAATTACTGATCATTCAAGATTCCTCGTGCAACGAGtctgaagtttttttttacgcatcTTTTGAAATggaagtttgaattttcaactaGAACTGTGTATCAAAGAGTTTAGATAACCTGAAATCCTAGTCAGTACATAAATTGAAGATAAATACACGCAACATGGGAAATGCAGTATTTTAAATCCTTGAAACTTTCTGAGGATTACATTGAACTTAAGACTTGAAATTAAAGTTAGTAAAGATTGACTTAATGTAAGAAGCTTCTTGTTTCTACAGCAATTTATGAGATCTTGAAATGATGTTGAACATTGTTAATCAAGTCTGCACTCTGTTGTTAGTTTAGGCTGAGCTGTAtcttataataatatgtaacaAGCATACTGCCTTGTTTACTCAATTCACAGTAATGGTATCGCCATGGACGTTGAATGTCACAGTCTATTGTTCGTAACTTCATCAACGGGCACACGTACCACGTAAGAATATTTTTAGCTATTGCCAAGAAGCAAAATTTAGGTACATATGCCAAAGTTGGAAATAAATCTCTATTGAATAAATCTTTATCAAAGTTTCACAATCGTAAATGTTTATCACGTATTACATcaacttgttatttttttctgatattACTGCTCAAGTTCGATCagaatttttgtgaaatgaTAAACAGCAAGCTACTATCTGATAATGCATAATCTGGCAAATGAATTTTAGATAAATAACAGTCATTGGttcacaatttattacactctgTCCTATCTATACGATAATTGTATTGCCCACGAGCtgtattacaattttataGTATAAGTTAATAATAGATACGACAAGAATAAGATGTTATTTCACGCTGTACTGTAATGACATTTATTAGGCATATTCATTCGATCACATTAGTAGCAAGACTATTGATGACACGTAATCAAGTTAAATACCGTTGTCACACAACATTTAAATACTGAACGAACTGCAGCATGACATGCTGCACTGGTTATTCAAGTTCAAATGCAATCGATTATATTCATCTTTTAATTTTACCACCCTGGTGTAGTATTGGCCAATCTCCGCATTCGTCTGTAACATAAATAGTTATTGGttccaaattttttgtaaaatagcTTTTGGATTAGATgaacatttcaaaaaaagaaacgtacaaaaatgctaattaattaatttctatcTTACCGAGTGTTTCTGTCTTGATCTCGTATCTTCTTTTCCATTTCTGCGTCAGTCAAGGTCTCAAGGAAAGGAGCCCATTGGTCGGCTTCTGAAGGAGGTCTAAATGGTACTTCAACAGTTGGCAGTGGTGCTTCAGAAAATGCGTATGTTCTTTGATGCCATGACAACTGACCTCTAACGCTAcaagttttgatttttcgtcatagaataaaaatttatatttatgataTAACACACCAAAACAATATAGTAagcttgaaattgaatttcacatCAATTCAaagtttgttaaattttcacctATAAGCAATGGCGGTGACAAATTCTCCTCCGAGCCCCAACTCTGCGCAAAGCTtcattgcaaatttttctgGATTATTCTCTTTCTCAGACATATCCCATTCAACTTGATCTACCAATGACGTATTTCCAACGTGGATATTTAACTTAATAATGACTCTCTGATCACATTGATCTTCCAAGATAGTCTCTTGAGGGAATGCTTCAATTTGTTGTCTAATTGCTTGTGCGATAGCAGGGACAAATGTTAAGGGATTCAGATCCAAGTCGTCACACAAGACTTCTGCAAACTGTTCTGGTGTTATAAGGCTTTCTGTAAAAGGCAACAATTTCGTTGGTCAAAATAGGATGAAAATTAGTTAAATTTTATGATCTATGTGAAACTTGCTACAACTAATCACACTACCATTCTTGTTCCATGTAAAAGTATCTCTAAGTTTTTGCCCTTCAATTTCCATGTCCAAACGTATTGGGACAAGCATTTCTTGTTGAGCAGCATTTTCTAAATTTGCAGATGGATCTGTATCATCGAAGCTGCATGAAGATGagataagataaaaaatgatatacaACTTTCTTGTTCAGCAGTgtatgagaaagaaaaatcagaaatgtTCTTACCATAGAGGAAAAGTTCTGACTTTTTTAGTATGAACTCTATTGCGATTAATGGGCGTAGCTTGCGGTACAGCATCGAGATGCGAGCTGTTTGGTAAACTTGGAACCCAGGACATAGATTTTTTAGATTTTCCTTCCCTAGGAGCAGGTGGTTCGGTTGAATGGACCGAAACAGCCTTGTATTTATCATCATTGCCTTCTATAATGTCTTCAACTTCACTGGCACGTAACAAAGACACGCTGGAGGCGAGAACATGTTGACTAAGACCAAGTTCcacaagtttttttctttcgtcattTGTTATAGATCTTCTGAACATGCCAGGGTATCTTTTGTACAAAGAACCACGAAAGAGACGCAAATAATTACCGACTTCTGAACCGATGCAATAATATTCTCCATTTTCTTCAACTTGAAAACTTATGGGCTTATCGCCATACGTTCGTAATGCCATTTTATCGACTTTAATTAACTTTAGCCACTAAGTTTCTGTGTCTATACTGTGATTAATGCGGTATTTTAACAATTCTTGCTTTTAATATAGAGGCCGGATTGTTGTTTGAAGCATTAGTTGGATATGAAACAAACGCTTGTTCGTGCGGTTTTCAACCGTTGCGTTGATAGTTGTTTAGCTACGCGGAAAGACTACGAAAAATCGTAATAGCTGtcaa
Proteins encoded in this region:
- the sea gene encoding putative tricarboxylate transport protein, mitochondrial → MDPLWLRQQLTKSPTSLTTFKNPYPRRPWLKDSAAAAAAGGGNVGLKGIVAGGITGGIEICITYPTEYVKTQLQLDGKAGAGKEYSGILDCVKKTVKGHGVLGLYRGLSVLIYGSIPKSAVRFGAFESVKKRLVDSEGKLNAQTRLLAGLCAGVSEAVLVVTPMETVKVKFINDQRSGNPRYKGFLHGVTLIVKESGARGVYQGLVPTVMRQGSNQAIRFFVMETLKDWYRGGDNSKSVPKLLVGAFGAVAGAASVFGNTPIDVIKTRMQGLEAAKYKGTVDCIVQVWKKEGAFAFYKGTVPRLSRVCLDVAITFMIYDSFMDLFNKFWP
- the Snr1 gene encoding SWI/SNF-related matrix-associated actin-dependent regulator of chromatin subfamily B member 1; protein product: MALRTYGDKPISFQVEENGEYYCIGSEVGNYLRLFRGSLYKRYPGMFRRSITNDERKKLVELGLSQHVLASSVSLLRASEVEDIIEGNDDKYKAVSVHSTEPPAPREGKSKKSMSWVPSLPNSSHLDAVPQATPINRNRVHTKKVRTFPLCFDDTDPSANLENAAQQEMLVPIRLDMEIEGQKLRDTFTWNKNESLITPEQFAEVLCDDLDLNPLTFVPAIAQAIRQQIEAFPQETILEDQCDQRVIIKLNIHVGNTSLVDQVEWDMSEKENNPEKFAMKLCAELGLGGEFVTAIAYSVRGQLSWHQRTYAFSEAPLPTVEVPFRPPSEADQWAPFLETLTDAEMEKKIRDQDRNTRRMRRLANTTPGW